A stretch of the Ostrea edulis chromosome 9, xbOstEdul1.1, whole genome shotgun sequence genome encodes the following:
- the LOC125659996 gene encoding E3 ubiquitin-protein ligase TRIM71-like: MQAGYLVQRRTNARDLTGLPGYTRLSQATGLQNLKTGIIHTRKSRDSRDEGYHSRERPGTYTKEREPLTFREPISYRVPEPKPRMIMANKGRNSHVNGLIPLPETDRSGGGPTDVEKVDFRPKEPREKKEVEAKSYRDSDKKKTAEVSNQIQRKTPRDTAPGTERDVADLPILPSTSLRVDDLKDDFLFCEVCKSEYDEKEHTPRVLPCLHTFCNRCLEKHVRDWFIYCPSCKSQHTLPNDSVKNFPKENTRRTLRDFVQLKKKTKIPCRDCPDGGNAGFFCKDCYSFMCHECRKAHLRNFMSRGHTITSLDQLTNTGIEPFLRQQTCDMPGHEGQQLIYYCTKKGCEKPVCKMCTVLDHDEMSGHNVRRMADVYEDHKAIVSNLTKDMEDRITFTKNVMFDTEEEMKNLDKKYMEITKDIDKEIDESIQMLEVRRRELKDTLKAKCKDKRSILQKQREGLKYTLVLMNAGKEFSSHIMAHAMPAEFVILTDTITARLTMLKDKQIESCPLENSFLAFDKNSMGSEFKVFVVGMGKIRSTAIYPPKTMAEAFDVPIENEAEVMKLFLYNSKGIPQKDSFDCVQVEIRDPKGRTNYASVEDARTVEGCYRVYYTASTLGQHRALVRVLDRLVKEDGYPFTARTPGEIDKRHGDITCPGFTFDVETAHAEREVAPNGKILRSDVTTLKRKAIRGLKKSKVRAFPWEDNGYIKQDTPKAHGRPEALSLDAHLDIVSNDKTFDGKRLKKYCGVVGTKPFRSPGRYYYEVDVSYRIHVNLVRNALLFEIGVGRWESIHSSFYVGAQMYAWSFSVERCNEHKQLCHKFRHKRTLMLHSPISADIAGTAMSMSYGFLVDTDNRQWTVIDCSSQKALYTFRNLDFSEPLWPVFGTYNPYSALVEMHLKSGSSIAKIPAIATLV; encoded by the exons ACTGGGATTATCCACACCAGAAAATCACGTGATTCCCGGGACGAAGGTTACCACAGCAGGGAGAGACCGGGGACGTATACCAAAGAGAGGGAGCCACTGACGTTCCGAGAACCAATTAGTTACAGAGTACCCGAGCCCAAACCTCGCATGATTATGGCAAACAAGGGAAGAAATTCCCATGTCAACGGTCTTATTCCTTTACCGGAAACTGACCGGTCTGGTGGGGGACCCACAGATGTAGAGAAAGTAGATTTCAGACCGAAGGAACCCAGAGAGAAGAAAGAAGTAGAAGCTAAAAGTTATCGAGACTCCGATAAAAAGAAAACAGCAGAAGTGTCCAATCAAATACAACGAAAAACACCACGTGACACAGCCCCAGGAACAGAAAGG GACGTTGCCGATCTGCCCATTCTACCCAGTACTTCTCTGCGTGTTGATGATTTGAAGGATGATTTcttattttgtgaagtttgcAAGTCAGAGTACGACGAAAAAGAGCACACTCCAAGGGTGTTACCGTGTCTACACACCTTCTGTAACCGTTGTCTGGAAAAACACGTTAGGGATTGGTTCATTTACTGTCCAAGTTGTAAGTCGCAGCACACACTGCCAAACGACAGCGTCAAAAATTTTCCAAAAGAAAACACGCGTCGTACCCTACGTGATTTTGTTCAACTGAAGAAGAAAACCAAAATCCCTTGTCGTGATTGCCCGGATGGAGGTAATGCCGGATTCTTCTGTAAAGACTGTTATTCTTTCATGTGTCATGAATGCCGGAAAGCTCACTTAAGAAACTTTATGTCACGAGGCCATACCATTACGTCTCTGGATCAGTTGACTAATACAGGCATCGAACCTTTCCTTCGACAACAAACGTGCGACATGCCAGGGCACGAGGGACAGCAACTCATTTATTACTGCACGAAAAAGGGATGTGAAAAACCGGTTTGCAAGATGTGTACTGTTCTAGATCACGACGAGATGAGTGGACATAACGTTCGGCGTATGGCCGATGTTTATGAAGACCACAAAGCCATTGTCAGCAATCTTACTAAAGACATGGAAGACCGTATCACATTCACAAAGAACGTAATGTTTGATACGGAGGAGGAAATGAAGAATCTAGACAAAAAGTACATGGAAATAACCAAAGACATCGACAAAGAAATCGACGAAAGTATCCAGATGCTGGAAGTCAGAAGGAGAGAATTGAAGGACACACTGAAAGCAAAATGCAAGGATAAACGTTCTATATTGCAAAAACAGAGAGAGGGCTTGAAGTACACACTTGTACTGATGAATGCCGGGAAAGAATTTTCTTCTCATATCATGGCGCATGCGATGCCTGCAGAGTTTGTAATCTTGACGGACACCATTACAGCACGTCTCACCATGTTGAAAGATAAACAAATCGAATCTTGTCCACTGGAAAACTCATTCCTAGCATTTGACAAAAATAGCATGGGATCCGAGTTCAAAGTTTTCGTAGTAGGGATGGGAAAAATTCGATCCACAGCAATTTACCCGCCTAAAACGATGGCGGAAGCGTTTGATGTTCCTATTGAGAACGAGGCAGAGGTGATGAAACTTTTCCTGTACAACAGCAAAGGTATTCCACAAAAAGACTCGTTTGATTGCGTCCAGGTCGAGATTCGAGATCCAAAGGGTCGGACGAACTACGCTTCTGTTGAAGATGCCCGAACTGTTGAAGGCTGTTACAGAGTGTACTATACGGCTAGTACACTGGGACAACACCGAGCTCTGGTCAGAGTTCTGGATCGATTGGTAAAAGAGGACGGCTACCCATTCACCGCCAGAACCCCTG GTGAGATTGACAAGAGACACGGGGACATTACGT GTCCTGGTTTCACATTTGACGTTGAAACCGCTCATGCAGAACGTGAAGTGGCACCAAATGGAAAAATTCTTAGGTCAGATGTGACTACGCTTAAAAGAAAGGCAATCCGTGGACTAAAAAAGTCCAAAG TTCGAGCTTTCCCGTGGGAAGATAATGGATATATCAAACAGGATACGCCCAAGGCGCATGGCAGACCGGAAGCTTTGTCACTTGACGCACATTTGGACATTGTATCCAACGACAAAACATTTGATGGAAAGCGGCTGAAGAAATATTGTGGAGTAGTTGGCACCAAGCCGTTTCGGTCTCCTGGTCGCTATTACTATGAAGTTGACGTGTCTTACCGAATACACGTAAATCTCGTGCGCAATGCCCTACTTTTTGAGATTGGAGTCGGCCGATGGGAAAGCATTCACAGTAGTTTCTACGTTGGCGCGCAAATGTACGCTTGGTCGTTTTCCGTAGAGAGATGTAATGAACACAAACAACTTTGTCACAAGTTCCGTCACAAGAGGACGCTGATGTTGCACAGTCCCATATCTGCCGACATCGCTGGAACTGCCATGTCAATGTCTTATGGGTTTCTCGTAGACACCGATAATCGGCAGTGGACAGTGATAGATTGCTCCAGCCAAAAGGCACTCTACACATTTCGTAATTTAGACTTTTCGGAGCCCCTCTGGCCAGTGTTTGGGACATACAATCCGTATTCCGCTCTCGTTGAGATGCATCTAAAATCTGGAAGTTCAATCGCAAAGATCCCTGCTATTGCTACTTTAGTGTGA